One genomic region from Portunus trituberculatus isolate SZX2019 chromosome 5, ASM1759143v1, whole genome shotgun sequence encodes:
- the LOC123515970 gene encoding endoglucanase E-4-like, which translates to MYLTFDHPFQVLCMSYLFYEAERSGYLPPDQRVTWRGNSGLGDGNDVGRDLTGGYYDAGDHVKFGFPMAYTTTVLSWGLIDFTEGHIKAGQLDYGRAAVRWATDYFIKCHTAEREFYGQVGDGYADHGFWGRPEDMTMYRPAFKIHQGAPGSDLAGETAAAMAAASIVFKNVDDGYSSTLLTHARQLFDFADQNRDLYHNSIPQAADFYRSWSGYGDELCWSALWLYRATNEQQYLDKAKQFWDEFGIGNVPGEFSWDNKNAGVYALFTMLDGDGKYSGALNTFLSNIRNNNPYTPGGMVFISEWGSTRQAANAAFIALMANKLGIDSGTNYGWGKGQIDYIIGTYGRSFVVGYNNGPQKPHHRSSSCPNMPEYCDGNWALNQGGPNPQTLYGALVGGPSQDGSYNDDRHDYVKNEVACDYNAAFTAALAAIVESM; encoded by the exons ATGTACCTCACTTTTGACCACCCATTTCAGGTATTGTGTATGTCTTATCTGTTCTACGAGGCGGAGCGCTCCGGCTATCTTCCGCCCGACCAACGTGTTACCTGGCGCGGCAACTCAGGACTCGGGGACGGCAATGACGTAGGGAGGGACCTGACTGGCGGCTAttatgatg CTGGTGATCATGTAAAGTTCGGGTTTCCAATGGCGTACACCACCACCGTCTTGTCCTGGGGTCTCATTGACTTCACGGAGGGACATATCAAAGCTG GACAGCTAGACTATGGGCGCGCCGCTGTGCGTTGGGCGACTGACTATTTCATTAAGTGCCACACGGCCGAGAGGGAGTTCTATGGCCAGGTTGGGGACGGATACGCGGACCACGGCTTCTGGGGACGCCCTGAAGACATGACCATGTATCGTCCCGCTTTCAAGATCCACCAAGGAGCTCCAG GATCTGATTTGGCTGGAGAGACTGCCGCTGCTATGGCCGCCGCGTCAATTGTCTTCAAG aatGTGGACGACGGTTACTCCAGCACTCTGCTAACCCACGCTAGGCAACTCTTTGATTTCGCTGACCAGAATAGGGATTTGTACCATAACTCAATCCCACAAGCAGCAGACTTCtacag GTCGTGGAGTGGCTATGGGGATGAGCTGTGCTGGTCCGCTCTGTGGTTGTACCGCGCCACCAATGAACAGCAATACCTGGATAAGGCCAAACAGTTCTGGGATGAATTCGGCATCGGCAACGTTCCTGGCGAATTCTCCTGGGACAACAAAAACGCCGGAgtctat GCTCTCTTCACGATGCTGGACGGGGACGGCAAGTATTCGGGCGCCCTCAACACCTTCCTCAGCAACATCAGAAATAACAACCCGTACACCCCTGGCGGTATGGTATTCATCAGTGAGTGGGGCTCCACAAGGCAGGCAGCTAATGCAGCCTTCATTGCTCTCATG GCAAACAAGCTGGGAATCGATTCGGGCACCAACTATGGCTGGGGGAAGGGGCAGATCGATTACATCATTGGCACCTACGGTCGCTCCTTCGTGGTGGGCTACAATAACGGTCCACAGAAGCCTCACCATCGCTCTAG CTCGTGCCCAAATATGCCCGAGTACTGTGACGGGAACTGGGCTTTGAACCAGGGTGGCCCCAATCCCCAGACGCTGTACGGAGCCCTTGTGGGGGGTCCTAGTCAG GACGGAAGCTACAACGATGATCGCCATGATTACGTGAAAAACGAGGTTGCATGCGACTATAACGCTGCTTTTACTGCCGCCCTGGCTGCCATCGTGGAGTCCATGTGA